A genomic segment from Oncorhynchus clarkii lewisi isolate Uvic-CL-2024 chromosome 12, UVic_Ocla_1.0, whole genome shotgun sequence encodes:
- the LOC139422847 gene encoding heat shock protein beta-11-like, protein MLCPSMMQPSLNPMSPMSPFMDFHWPVRSLWPETRPLFFQMEQEIMRNMQEMRHNMEYMQRLHQKIFEDIEGPLSSTDFKPISFQMGKENNRFALTLDTKDFSPEELSVKQVGRKLRVSGKTEKKQDDGKGSYSYRCQEFKQEFDLPEGVNPETVTCSLNDGQLQIQAPKVVAVTEGNERVVPITCLPAIAAAESTAVEAEPKKD, encoded by the coding sequence ATGCTTTGCCCCAGCATGATGCAGCCTTCCCTCAATCCAATGAGCCCAATGAGCCCCTTCATGGACTTCCACTGGCCCGTTCGCAGTCTCTGGCCAGAGACACGGCCTCTCTTCTTCCAGATGGAGCAGGAAATTATGCGAAATATGCAGGAGATGAGGCACAATATGGAATATATGCAACGATTGCACCAAAAGATTTTTGAAGACATTGAAGGCCCATTATCTTCAACTGACTTCAAGCCCATCTCTTTCCAGATGGGAAAAGAAAACAACCGTTTTGCACTGACACTGGACACTAAAGACTTCTCCCCAGAGGAGCTGTCTGTCAAGCAGGTGGGCAGGAAGCTGAGAGTCAGTGGAAAGACAGAGAAGAAGCAGGATGATGGAAAGGGCTCCTACTCTTACAGATGCCAGGAGTTTAAACAGGAGTTTGATCTGCCTGAAGGTGTGAATCCTGAGACTGTCACCTGCTCTTTGAACGATGGACAGCTACAGATCCAGGCTCCAAAAGTGGTTGCTGTGACAGAAGGCAATGAGAGAGTGGTTCCTATCACTTGCTTACCTGCCATAGCCGCAGCTGAGAGCACTGCTGTAGAGGCAGAGCCCAAGAAGGACTGA
- the LOC139422846 gene encoding heat shock protein 30-like — protein sequence MLCSRVFQSSLSPLMDFYWPVRSLWPEVQPLLCQRYLQQRNMLEIKSSLELMEKHQQHIFGEMDHVPVSVVIQPVSYTLEKEGFALALETKDFSPEELSVKQMGRKLRVSGKTEKKPDDGEGSYSSRCQEFRQEFDLPDGVNPETVTCSLDHDGKLHIEARKNPSSAEEVAEKVVPINCSLDVKMPQFLSSQTEGSNIERSTSDT from the coding sequence ATGCTGTGCTCCCGAGTATTCCAGTCTTCCCTCAGCCCATTGATGGACTTCTACTGGCCTGTGCGCAGTCTTTGGCCAGAGGTCCAACCTCTTCTCTGCCAGCGGTATTTACAGCAGAGAAACATGCTGGAGATCAAGAGCAGTCTGGAGCTAATGGAGAAACATCAGCAGCACATCTTTGGAGAGATGGACCATGTCCCAGTCTCTGTGGTCATCCAACCAGTCTCCTACACGCTGGAGAAAGAGGGTTTTGCCCTGGCACTGGAGACTAAAGACTTCTCCCCAGAGGAGCTGTCTGTCAAGCAGATGGGCAGGAAGCTGAGAGTCAGTGGGAAGACAGAGAAGAAGCCGGATGATGGGGAAGGCTCTTACTCTTCCAGATGCCAGGAGTTCAGACAGGAATTTGATCTGCCTGATGGGGTGAATCCTGAGACTGTCACCTGCTCCCTGGATCATGATGGGAAGCTCCACATCGAGGCTCGAAAGAATCCATCATCTGCTGAGGAGGTGGCTGAGAAAGTGGTGCCCATCAACTGTAGCCTGGATGTGAAGATGCCACAATTCCTCAGCTCACAGACAGAGGGCAGCAACATAGAGAGAAGCACCTCAGACACATAG